In the Methanothermobacter marburgensis str. Marburg genome, TTGATCTGGTATGCTCCAAGGTTGCCGCCGTAGTTCCCTGCACTTATCTTAATTATGCCTGGAACGGTACATGCGGCCTTTATACCTTCCTTCATTGCCTCCCTTACAACCTCTTCGTTGACACCGTCTATAACTATCTCATATACCCCGTTGACGTTTTCAGGTATCTCGCTGCCCTCAACCTCATCCTTGAGTGTCACGCACATCTTCTCATTGGTTGAGGCGTTGAGGAACTTGTACTTGTTTGATCCAACCTTTGAACCTGAAGCCACCACACCACCGGGGAATGGTGTTACCGTGCCTTCAACTGCGGCTATTGCATCCACTGCAGCCTGGGCCGCAAGGAGGGCTGATGCCTGACTGTCACCCATGATGAAGAAGTTTCCGCCTGCAACCCCGTCCTTTATTCCAAATTCGCTTTCAATGAGGAAGTCGCCTGACATTATCGGGATTGAGTGGATTTTCCTTCCATCAATTTCAAGTTCCTTCTCGTAGCCATCCCCGAAGAACTTGAGTTTGAATCCCACATTGAGCTTCTCGTCCTCGTCATCGAGAGCATCGAATACTGCGGTTGTTGGTGCTGTAAGTATACCCATCCCTATCCTTTCAAGGAGTTCATGGTCCAGGTTCTTCTTTGATGGGTTGCAGATCATTATTATGTATCCGGGCCTTCCATCGGGTGTCTCCTCTGGTGGAACGTAGCAGTCTATACCTGCCTCTGCAGGGCACCCTATAACAGATGTACCGTAACCTGTTGCCTCGGTTGCAGCTATCTTTGCAAGTTTTTTGGTTGCTGCAGTTACAAGGACCCTTGAAACCTTGATACCGAAGGCCTCCGCAAATGTATCCTCTATTTCAACACCATTTATCTCCATAATTATCACCTAGTTGATTTAGTGGAAGAACTGCTAATATATTTTTCTAATTTTGTTTAGGTATTAAGGCCCGTTCAAAAATCAGTTATCTTCTCAGCACCCCAAGGGCACTTTAAATGAATCTAAATGATCTTCTGCAGAATTAAAAGTACTAAACCGCCGCCTTGAATCTACATGATGTTTTACAGAATTAAAAGTGACTTTGATGAGAAAACCTATCAGTAAACCAGAGTAAAGAATTGCAGGAATTATCCTCATGGAGGTTTAATCCAAGATGTGCTTCATTCACCGTCAGCGAGTTTTAGTACCTTTATCCGGAAACATGTTCCAGGTGAGAGCCTGTAATCAACCTTTGCCTCTATCTGATTCAGTAAACTCCTTACAAGCTGCAGACCCAGTGAATCTACATTCTCAAAGTCCACGTCCTCAGGGAAGCCACGACCATTGTCCCTGACCTCAAGCATGTAGTGATCATCCTTATTCCTGAAAACAGCCCTTATCTTTCCATCCTGTCCCTCGGCAAAGGCGTGTCTGAAGCTGTTGGATAGTAGCTCTGAGAGTATCATCCCAAGGGGCACCGCCAGGTCAAGGCCCATTTCAGCATCCTCAAAGTACATCTCAAGTCTCACATTTCCCGGTTCCGGGGAGTATGTGCTTAGAATACCTGAAACAATGCTCCTGGCATAACCTGCAAAGTTTATTGACTCAAAGGATCCCTCATGGATAAACTTCTCATAAGCTTTCCTTATTGACCTTAGACGATTCTGGGTATCTCTGAGGAGCTCATAATCATCCCCGTCCTTTATATATGGGAACTGGAGATTAACTATGCTTGTAATAAGCTGAAGGTTTCTGTCGATCTGCCTGTAGAGGCCATTTATTGTATTCCTCAGTTCAGATATCGTTTTACGGAGCTCAGCCACCTCATGAATCTTTTCTGAGGCATCCCTAGCAGTTACAAGGATAAAATCCTGGCCTGATAGCTCCAGGGGCCTGAAGCTCAATTCAAGGGGCACATCCCGGCCATCTGCATCCATGAACTCCATGATGGTTGTGCATGGGCGGGGTTCCTCGGCCAGACGGTCGAGTATTATCCTCAGCCTGGACTTCTGAATGAGGGGAATCACCCTCAATGTTGGAAGGTACCTTCCCCTCAGATTATCAGGATCATACCCCAGCTTATCAGCGAAGGAATTACTCAGGTCAAGTATGAAACCATTTATATCCTGTAATATCCAGGGTTCAGAAGATTCCAGAAGGAGGTTGAGGTAATCCGGTGATGAACGTATTTCCTCCACGAGGTTCTCATACATTTTTTCGTCGTGTAACTTATCGGTTAAGAAAACCCTTTCAAGCATGATTATCCCCCTAACCTGCTGCAGCGGTCCATCTATAAATCTGATTATTGGCCCATAAATCTTTTTCCAGTGTTGTGTCAGTTCACAATAACCCTGAAGTTTTACATCAGTTTCCCGGATACTTACCAGAGTAGTCAAATGAGTACTATGTTGACCTCCCTAAAGTTTCTCCATCAGTTTCTCAGATACAGAAGCCCCAAAGTAGGGTAGAGATGCCACACCCATTGCTGAGATCATCCAGAAGGATATGAGTCTCTCAACCACAGTTACAGCTGCGCTGACAGACGGCGATACGCCTGCTGCCGAATAGAAGACTATCATAACCCCATCAACGGCACCAAGGCCCCCTGGAAGGAGCGGTATCATGCCAATGAGTGTTGCCAGTATGAAGACCTCGGCTATCACAATAAGTGAGACGCTTGTGCCAAATGCCTCAAATACAAGGTATACCCTTATGATCTCAAGGATCCAGAGGAGAAATGAAAGTGGTATTCCATACAGCAGCACTCTCCTATCAGCCAGCATTATCCTCATGGTGCTCTGAAATTCCCTGAGAGCATTCATTAACCTTTTTTCAAGTTTTTCATAGTTCTTTCTGTAGAACCTCCTTACAATGCCAAGTATCCAGCCAAGTATCCTCTCACCGGACTCCCTGTCAATGGATATGTAGAGGGCCAGGAAGAAGGCCGCGGTTATTATTATAACCGAAACTATAAGTGCGACCACTATCCATGGTGACAGTTCAAAGTAGAGCACTATTGCGACTATGGTGAGTATGGCCAGAAATATAAAGGGGAATGTGTCAAGACCCCTGTCTGCTATCACGGTTGCAAAGGCAGCCTCCATTGAAGCCCTGGAGTATTTTCCAAGTATATATGCCCTTACAGGTTCACCCCCACCCCTTGCGCTCGGTGTGAGGTTATTTATTGCCATTCCCACAAGTAGCATTGGAAAGAGGTGCCTTTTTCTTATGTTTATCGAAACAGCCCCCGTGGTAATGGCCCACCTCACTGTGAAAAGGCCGAGAATTATGAATTCCAGGGCAACCGCCATGATTACATAAAGGGGGTCCGCCTTCCGTAGGGCCTCCTCAATCTCCCCAGGCCCTATGACAGATATCATAACCGCAAGGGCCAGTACCCCTATTGCAATAAGAATTGCGCCTTTGTGTTTCATTTAAACCATCGATATCCTTTCTCAGATATTATATCATGCATTAAGACCTGTCTGTTTCAGAGAGTAAATCAAAGCCTTACAAATTCACACGAAAGCCTGTCTGTGTCAAAGAGCGCCAGTGTACTCTCCCCTGAAAGGTAACCGCAGAGTTCACCTGGATTAACCTTTATGGTTTCTGCGCTCACAATGGTCTTCTCATGGGTGTGGCCGGTTACCACAAGGTCGTATCTACCACATCCAGCAACACAGTCAAGGATCTGCCTGTTATGGCCATGTATAACCGCTATTTGCAGGCCATCAAATTCCAGTTCCTTAAAGTCAGATAGCTCTGTGAGTTCAGAGTACGCGGCACGCAGCCCATCCCTTTCACCATCATTGTTTCCAAATATGGCCTCAAATCTCATCTCAAGTCTTCCAAATTCCTGTGCAGTGAATGGTGATATTAAATCCCCTGCATGTATAACAAGATCCACAGATTCCCTGTTGAATAAATTGACCGCCTTCCTTATTGAATCAAGGTTATCATGTGAATCAGCCACCAGTCCTATCAAACAAACCACCCGCAAAAGATACAGTGATCCTACATACATTTATATACTATGATGTTTAAGTTTATGTATGGGATGCGGTGAGGTCATTGATTATTTCTTACTGTTTCTGGTCGGAAGTAATTATATGATTTTGTGCGTCCCTACTTAAGGATGTGATGAATTGTTTGGAGATAGCTACTACAGGAAGGAAACCTACTCCACACCAGTAAATGTTGGTGAGGAGTATGAAGTTAAAATTGAAGACCTCGGCAGAGATGGCGATGGAATAGCCCGTGTTGAAGGTTTTGTTGTTTTTGTACCTGGTGCAGGTGTCGGAGACGAAGTTAAAATAAGGATAAGTGCAACCAGGCGCAAGTTTGCTTTCGCTGAAGTTGTAGAATAAACTGGATTGAATTTTATATAAACTGGAGTAGATTTATTCTACCCAAAGAACTTTATTTTTTGCCTACTCCCCCATTGAAGTATTACCATCTCTTTATCCATTATTCTAAAAATTTATATTGGAACACCCCCATTCTTTATATGGTAACATGAGATACGTTGGAAAGAGGGACCTTTTTACCGTTGGAAAGTATCTTGGCAATATAATGCAGGGGATAGGCTTCGTTGTTGCGTTACCCCTCATTGTTGCACTGATCTACGGTGAAGGCAATTTTTTAAGTTTTATTGTGCCCTCAATTATCTCGCTCAGCATTGGAACTGTGCTCAAGAGATATTCCCCTGAGGAATGCGCCATACGCCTGAAACATGGTATGATGGTTGCATGTCTTGCCTGGCTCTGGGCTGGATTCATAGGTAGCCTCATAATGATGTCAGCCCTAAACATCGATTTTGCAAATGCCTTCTTTGAGAACATGTCTGCCTGGACCGGCAGTGGACTCACAGTTTTCTCCAACGTTGAAGCGCTCCCAAAATCAATTCTATTCTTAAGAAGCTTTGAACAGTGGATTGGTGGGCTTGGAGTTGTTATAGTTGTTATAGGTGTCCTCATAAGGCCAGGTACAGCTGCTGCACGTTTATACAAGTCCGAGGCAAGGGAGGAAAGGATAAAACCCAGCATAGCAAACACCGTCAGGACTATCTGGTGGATCTACCTCACCTACACGGTCCTCGGGATCGTCCTCTATGGGCTGACAGGGATGCCACTCTTTGATGCCATCAACAACACCCTCACAAACCTCTCAACCGGGGGAATGTCCATAAAGAACCTCAACATCGGCTACTACCGTAGCGATGCCGTCTACCTTGTAACCATGTTTCTCATGATACTTGGGGGGACAAGCTTCCTTGTGCACTACCAGGCAATAAAGGGTAGATTCTCAAATGTTCTGAGGGATATACAGCTGCAGGCAACCTTTGCCTTTATAATCCTTTTCACAGTTCTTTCGATCTACATTGGGGGCGTGGCCCCCCTTGAATCCGTATACTATGTAATATCGGCCCTCAGCTGCACCGGTTCAAGCATAAGTTCAACCAGTCAGATGGTTGCCTGGTCAGGGTACTTCAAGATAGTTCTAATAATATGCATGCTCACAGGTATGGCTGCAGGTTCAACCACGGGGGCCGTGAAGATAATCCGTGTCATAACTGTACTTAAGGGTGTCTACTGGGACATCATGAGGATACTGGCACCTGAGGGTTCGGTTATACCGAGAAAGATATCATGCAAGTCTGTGAGTGACGCTGAGATAAGGGAGGCCGGGTCATACATAAGCCTTTACTTTATCCTTCTCTTTTTCACATGGTCGGTTCTTGTAACCTATGGATATGACCCCCTCAACTCCCTCTTTGAGGCTGCCTCTGCCCAGGGAAATGTTGGGCTCAGTATGGGGATAACCAGTTTCAATCTGCCCCTAATACCGAAAATGGCCCTCATACTCAGCATGTGGCTTGGAAGACTCGAGATAATCCCTGTTCTTGTATTAATACGTGGTTTTGTGGAGGCCTTCAAGGTTAACTGAGAGCCGAGAATAAGCGCGTTGTCATTATCTTCACTGAAAAACCTTATTAATGATGACGTTTAACACAAGTAAACACGAGTAATGATTATCTTTATTCTGCCTGAAGTCTGAAAGGTGTGGATATGTATGTTGTTATAATGGGCGGAGGAAGAGTTGGTTTAACACTTGCAAACCTCCTTATATCAGATGGAAATGATGTAACTCTCATAGAAAATGATGAAACACTCTGTGCCAATGCTGCAGTTGAACTGGACGCCCTTGTGATCTGTGGTAACGGTACAGACATTAAAACCCTTGAGGAGGCCAACATAAACAATGCAGATGTCTTTGTTGCGGCCACAGGAAATGATGAGGCCAACCTCCTAAGCTGCATACTTGTGAGGGAGTACAATATACCAAAGATCATAGCAAGGGTCAGCAACCCTGACCACGAGGACGCCTTCAAGAAGGTTGGCATAGATCACGTTATAAGCCCTGAGAGGACCGCTGCAGGTTACCTTGAGAAACTGATAACAAGGCCAAAGGTGGCTGACCTCATCGTCCTTGGGCATGGGGACGCCGAGATCCTTGATATGGAGATAAAGAGCAGTAAAATTGTTGGGAAGAAGGTCAAGGATGTTTCGCCAACTGAAAAGTACATCATCGTGGCCATATACAGTAACGGTGACCTCATCATACCCCAGCCAGACATGGTCCTTGAGAGGGGAGCCAAGATATCCGTACTTGTAAAGACAGAGGCTGTGAATGAGGTTACAAAGAAATTCACAGGCTAAATACTCTCAGTATTTTTAATTTCATTGCTTTTACTGAATCAATCCCTCAAAGATCAACCTGATCCGTATAAGCCATAGTTAGAAGGAGAATTGTGATTATACGTGGTGAACTATGGTTAAATGGTACTTCATGGCTGGCCTCATTACTGGACTGGTCACAGGTATTCTGATTGGCACTACCTTGAGAGCTGGATTTCAGACGACACCCAGACACACCTTGATGAAGGTGTAGAGTACACTGAGCCATTAAATGGGACGGCCATTATATCATACAAAAACACCTGCTCTCAGCTCAACCTATCAGACGTTGAGGAGAACCCATCCTTTCTAAAGGAGCGAAGGGTGTGGGTTGATGGAATAATATTCAGGAAATATGAATTTGAAAGTATCAACAGAACAGTGACCCTAGGTACTCAGCGTATCCCCAGGGCCCGGTTACGTGCTTGTTAAATATGGTTCACCAAGTCCCTGAAAAGCGGGGACCATGTGAGGGTCTACGGCGAGTATTTCTATCCAGCAGTGGATAAAATCACGCCTGAACTCATGAACAGGAAATTGCCGGGGATAAAGGCCGTTTACATACAGAAAATGGAAATAACATTACCCCAAATCTCGGACCCAAACCATTTACCCTATTCCAAGGAAGGCCGCAGCCAGTTCCACATGCATTGAACCGTTATCAACCCATGGGCCGTGGCCAGGGAACAAGTACTCGATGTCGAGTTTCATGAGTTTTTTAATGGACTCTGCGAGTTCATTTATGTCTCCGCCAACATCAACCCGACCGAATCCCCCATCAGCAAAAACCGTGTCCCCTGAGATAAGGGATCTACCATCATACAGACATATGCATCCTGGTGTGTGGCCGGGTGTGTGGATAACCTCAAAGTCACCTATGAAGTCCCCATCCCCAAGTTCAACAGCCACTTCCATTGGCTCCATGGATGCCGAGAACATGTAGGCAACCGTCTTCTCGTCGTTCCCCTCCCTGAGTGCTTCTGCATCAAGACTGTGAATTGCTATATCTGCATTGAAGAGCCTGTTTCCCCCGGTATGGTCAAAGTGGCAGTGGGTGTTCACTATATGTTTTATGCTGCCAGGCTCAACACCGGCCTCCCTTATCCTCCTCATGAGGTTATCAGGGTTCATTCCAGTCCCTGTATCAACCACCGTGTCTCCAAGGATGTATATGTTAGAATCAAAGAGTGTTCCTTCAATCGCTATTATATTATCAAATTTCTGTATCATGAAAGCGCCTCAGAAAAAGGGAGTGATGGGGTCACTGGGATTTGAACCCAGATCCTAGGATTTCTCTTGTCTCAGTACTCCAATCGGTCATCATACTGTAGTCAGAGCGCGCATTTTCTTCAAAGACAACTGGAGTCCCAGATGATAGCCTGGTTACACCATGACCCCATTTGATAGAAATGTTGAAGCCAAGGGTGAGATTTGAACTCACGTGTAATGGATCTGCAGTCCACCGCTTCGCCACTAAGCTACCTTGGCATAGAGTAACTAATATCAGAATT is a window encoding:
- a CDS encoding TrkH family potassium uptake protein, producing the protein MRYVGKRDLFTVGKYLGNIMQGIGFVVALPLIVALIYGEGNFLSFIVPSIISLSIGTVLKRYSPEECAIRLKHGMMVACLAWLWAGFIGSLIMMSALNIDFANAFFENMSAWTGSGLTVFSNVEALPKSILFLRSFEQWIGGLGVVIVVIGVLIRPGTAAARLYKSEAREERIKPSIANTVRTIWWIYLTYTVLGIVLYGLTGMPLFDAINNTLTNLSTGGMSIKNLNIGYYRSDAVYLVTMFLMILGGTSFLVHYQAIKGRFSNVLRDIQLQATFAFIILFTVLSIYIGGVAPLESVYYVISALSCTGSSISSTSQMVAWSGYFKIVLIICMLTGMAAGSTTGAVKIIRVITVLKGVYWDIMRILAPEGSVIPRKISCKSVSDAEIREAGSYISLYFILLFFTWSVLVTYGYDPLNSLFEAASAQGNVGLSMGITSFNLPLIPKMALILSMWLGRLEIIPVLVLIRGFVEAFKVN
- a CDS encoding MBL fold metallo-hydrolase — translated: MIQKFDNIIAIEGTLFDSNIYILGDTVVDTGTGMNPDNLMRRIREAGVEPGSIKHIVNTHCHFDHTGGNRLFNADIAIHSLDAEALREGNDEKTVAYMFSASMEPMEVAVELGDGDFIGDFEVIHTPGHTPGCICLYDGRSLISGDTVFADGGFGRVDVGGDINELAESIKKLMKLDIEYLFPGHGPWVDNGSMHVELAAAFLGIG
- a CDS encoding potassium channel family protein, with the translated sequence MYVVIMGGGRVGLTLANLLISDGNDVTLIENDETLCANAAVELDALVICGNGTDIKTLEEANINNADVFVAATGNDEANLLSCILVREYNIPKIIARVSNPDHEDAFKKVGIDHVISPERTAAGYLEKLITRPKVADLIVLGHGDAEILDMEIKSSKIVGKKVKDVSPTEKYIIVAIYSNGDLIIPQPDMVLERGAKISVLVKTEAVNEVTKKFTG
- a CDS encoding metallophosphoesterase, giving the protein MVCLIGLVADSHDNLDSIRKAVNLFNRESVDLVIHAGDLISPFTAQEFGRLEMRFEAIFGNNDGERDGLRAAYSELTELSDFKELEFDGLQIAVIHGHNRQILDCVAGCGRYDLVVTGHTHEKTIVSAETIKVNPGELCGYLSGESTLALFDTDRLSCEFVRL
- a CDS encoding TRAM domain-containing protein → MFGDSYYRKETYSTPVNVGEEYEVKIEDLGRDGDGIARVEGFVVFVPGAGVGDEVKIRISATRRKFAFAEVVE
- the fhcD gene encoding formylmethanofuran--tetrahydromethanopterin N-formyltransferase, which produces MEINGVEIEDTFAEAFGIKVSRVLVTAATKKLAKIAATEATGYGTSVIGCPAEAGIDCYVPPEETPDGRPGYIIMICNPSKKNLDHELLERIGMGILTAPTTAVFDALDDEDEKLNVGFKLKFFGDGYEKELEIDGRKIHSIPIMSGDFLIESEFGIKDGVAGGNFFIMGDSQASALLAAQAAVDAIAAVEGTVTPFPGGVVASGSKVGSNKYKFLNASTNEKMCVTLKDEVEGSEIPENVNGVYEIVIDGVNEEVVREAMKEGIKAACTVPGIIKISAGNYGGNLGAYQIKLHDLF
- a CDS encoding sensor histidine kinase, encoding MLERVFLTDKLHDEKMYENLVEEIRSSPDYLNLLLESSEPWILQDINGFILDLSNSFADKLGYDPDNLRGRYLPTLRVIPLIQKSRLRIILDRLAEEPRPCTTIMEFMDADGRDVPLELSFRPLELSGQDFILVTARDASEKIHEVAELRKTISELRNTINGLYRQIDRNLQLITSIVNLQFPYIKDGDDYELLRDTQNRLRSIRKAYEKFIHEGSFESINFAGYARSIVSGILSTYSPEPGNVRLEMYFEDAEMGLDLAVPLGMILSELLSNSFRHAFAEGQDGKIRAVFRNKDDHYMLEVRDNGRGFPEDVDFENVDSLGLQLVRSLLNQIEAKVDYRLSPGTCFRIKVLKLADGE
- a CDS encoding UPF0104 family protein — its product is MKHKGAILIAIGVLALAVMISVIGPGEIEEALRKADPLYVIMAVALEFIILGLFTVRWAITTGAVSINIRKRHLFPMLLVGMAINNLTPSARGGGEPVRAYILGKYSRASMEAAFATVIADRGLDTFPFIFLAILTIVAIVLYFELSPWIVVALIVSVIIITAAFFLALYISIDRESGERILGWILGIVRRFYRKNYEKLEKRLMNALREFQSTMRIMLADRRVLLYGIPLSFLLWILEIIRVYLVFEAFGTSVSLIVIAEVFILATLIGMIPLLPGGLGAVDGVMIVFYSAAGVSPSVSAAVTVVERLISFWMISAMGVASLPYFGASVSEKLMEKL